One window from the genome of Buchnera aphidicola (Macrosiphoniella sanborni) encodes:
- the fkpA gene encoding FKBP-type peptidyl-prolyl cis-trans isomerase, producing MIFFLLKKIILFFLILCFIPKSFAMLKSESDIYSISHVQITNKLQNNDEKLGYSLGVSLGSYVNQSFEKQKKIGIKIDKNSLIEGLKDALSGNLKLSYEEISSILKKFETILKKETNIQLEKNLKENFFQGELYMKNFSKKKGVQKTPSGLLYLVEEPGEGKIVTNDTKITVHYKGTLINGVEFDNSYIRGKPVSLILKDVILGWQEGLKYIKKGGKIKLVIPPNLGYGSKEINGIPGNSTLVFDIELLDVV from the coding sequence ATGATTTTTTTTCTTCTAAAAAAAATAATTCTGTTCTTCTTGATATTATGTTTTATTCCAAAATCTTTTGCAATGTTAAAATCTGAATCTGATATTTATTCCATATCTCATGTACAAATAACAAATAAACTTCAAAATAATGATGAAAAATTAGGTTATTCTTTAGGTGTTTCCTTAGGAAGTTACGTTAATCAATCTTTTGAAAAACAAAAAAAAATAGGTATCAAAATAGATAAAAATAGTCTTATAGAAGGATTAAAAGATGCTCTTTCGGGTAATTTAAAATTGTCTTATGAAGAGATTTCATCAATATTAAAAAAATTTGAAACAATATTAAAAAAAGAAACTAATATTCAACTAGAAAAAAATTTAAAAGAAAATTTTTTTCAAGGGGAATTATATATGAAAAATTTTTCTAAAAAAAAAGGTGTACAGAAAACACCTAGTGGTCTTTTATATCTTGTAGAAGAACCCGGAGAAGGAAAAATTGTTACAAATGATACAAAAATTACTGTTCATTACAAAGGTACATTAATTAACGGTGTAGAATTTGATAATTCTTATATTCGAGGTAAACCTGTTTCTTTAATACTAAAAGATGTTATATTAGGTTGGCAAGAAGGTTTAAAATACATCAAAAAGGGTGGTAAAATTAAGTTAGTAATACCTCCAAATTTAGGATATGGATCAAAAGAAATTAATGGAATACCCGGTAATTCTACTTTAGTTTTTGATATAGAATTACTAGATGTAGTGTAG
- the tusC gene encoding sulfurtransferase complex subunit TusC — protein sequence MKKIAFIFSHVPHGTSFGREGLDAILSFSSIFKEIGIFFIGDGVFQVIKNYQPEKILCRDYTPSFSILSMYDIKNFYCCKSSLRIRGLKNHKNFLLNITILDEYFLRSKLECYDVIINF from the coding sequence ATGAAAAAAATTGCATTTATTTTTTCTCATGTTCCACATGGAACTAGTTTTGGTAGAGAAGGATTAGACGCTATTTTGAGTTTTTCATCTATCTTTAAAGAAATAGGTATTTTTTTTATTGGTGATGGTGTTTTTCAAGTCATTAAAAATTATCAACCAGAAAAGATTTTATGTCGTGATTATACACCTTCTTTTTCTATTTTATCTATGTATGATATTAAAAATTTTTATTGTTGTAAATCTTCATTAAGAATAAGAGGATTAAAAAATCATAAAAATTTTTTATTAAATATAACGATATTAGATGAATATTTTTTACGCTCAAAATTAGAGTGTTATGATGTAATAATAAATTTTTAA
- the rpsG gene encoding 30S ribosomal protein S7 yields the protein MPRRRIINARKILPDPKFSSDLLAKFINILMVDGKKSIAEVIVYTALKNLSKRSEKNELEAFEIALENVRPTVEVKSRRVGGSTYQVPVEVRPVRRNALAMRWIVESARKRADKSMSLRLSNELYDALENKGTAVKKKEEVHRMAEANKAFAHYRW from the coding sequence ATGCCACGTCGTCGTATTATTAATGCTCGTAAAATTTTACCAGATCCAAAGTTTTCTTCAGATTTGTTAGCTAAATTTATTAATATTTTAATGGTAGATGGAAAAAAATCTATTGCTGAAGTGATTGTATATACTGCATTAAAAAACTTATCAAAACGTTCTGAGAAAAATGAATTGGAAGCATTTGAAATAGCTTTAGAAAATGTTCGTCCTACAGTAGAAGTAAAATCTCGTCGTGTTGGTGGATCAACATATCAAGTTCCTGTGGAAGTGAGACCAGTTAGACGAAATGCTTTAGCTATGCGTTGGATTGTAGAATCAGCTCGTAAACGTGCAGATAAATCTATGTCTTTACGTTTATCTAATGAATTGTATGATGCTTTAGAAAATAAAGGTACTGCAGTTAAGAAAAAAGAAGAAGTTCATCGAATGGCTGAAGCAAATAAAGCTTTTGCTCATTATCGTTGGTAA
- the tusD gene encoding sulfurtransferase complex subunit TusD gives MNYTILVMGAAYGTQNARTAFLFCQSLIKTKHKIFSIFFYGDGVLNANGMTQPESDEFNLIKAWQNLHKKYQVKLHICNSAALRRGIVDNQQSSKINLAIGNLALYFQISGLVELAYAIQISDRVIQF, from the coding sequence ATGAATTATACAATATTAGTAATGGGTGCGGCTTATGGTACTCAAAATGCGAGAACTGCTTTTCTATTTTGTCAATCTTTAATAAAAACAAAACATAAAATATTTAGTATATTTTTTTATGGTGATGGAGTATTGAATGCTAATGGAATGACTCAGCCAGAAAGTGATGAATTTAATTTAATCAAAGCATGGCAAAATTTGCATAAGAAATATCAAGTTAAATTACATATTTGTAACAGTGCTGCTCTTAGAAGAGGAATTGTAGATAATCAACAATCTTCAAAGATTAATTTAGCTATAGGGAATTTAGCGCTTTATTTTCAGATAAGTGGTTTAGTAGAATTAGCTTATGCTATTCAAATATCTGATCGTGTAATACAATTTTAA
- the tusB gene encoding sulfurtransferase complex subunit TusB: MLHILMKSPFETNINFLISMLKKSDDFLALQDGVLIGLKNNIFLTKMIRSSVRLYLIKEDVYARGIHKNISTNFRLISYIHFVSLTLNNKKQMNW, from the coding sequence ATGTTACATATTTTGATGAAATCTCCTTTTGAAACTAATATTAATTTTCTTATAAGTATGTTAAAAAAATCAGATGATTTTTTAGCTCTTCAAGATGGTGTGCTAATTGGATTAAAAAATAATATTTTTTTAACAAAAATGATTAGATCTTCGGTAAGATTATATCTTATAAAAGAAGATGTGTATGCAAGAGGTATTCATAAAAATATTTCTACTAATTTTCGTTTAATTAGTTATATTCATTTCGTATCTTTAACACTTAACAATAAAAAACAGATGAACTGGTAA
- the rpsL gene encoding 30S ribosomal protein S12, translating to MATVNQLVRKPRVRKITKSNVPALSKSPQKRGVCTRVYTTTPKKPNSALRKVCRVRLTNGFEVTAYIGGEGHNLQEHSVILIRGGRVKDLPGVRYHVVRGSLDCAGVKERKKGRSKYGVKKVKV from the coding sequence ATGGCCACAGTCAATCAATTGGTCCGTAAACCTCGCGTACGAAAAATTACTAAAAGTAATGTTCCAGCATTAAGTAAAAGTCCACAAAAAAGAGGTGTTTGTACTAGAGTTTATACAACTACACCTAAAAAACCTAATTCAGCATTACGTAAAGTATGTCGTGTCAGATTAACTAATGGTTTTGAAGTAACTGCATATATTGGCGGGGAAGGCCATAATTTGCAAGAACATTCTGTGATTTTAATAAGAGGTGGACGTGTTAAAGATTTACCTGGAGTAAGGTATCATGTTGTTAGAGGATCTTTAGATTGTGCAGGTGTTAAAGAGAGAAAAAAAGGACGTTCTAAATATGGAGTCAAGAAAGTAAAAGTATAA